From Nostoc flagelliforme CCNUN1, a single genomic window includes:
- a CDS encoding DUF6753 family protein, with product MNTISESEKERIRELSSEIGFDPEDPMFQIMSILGNFEEMMNQFPIQMEALLEAGALMIDTKLQAASHSAEVMQHAVITSSVKEVLKSEMQHLKPTVSLGVEAPQIGKVKLGFWSIFSILGGMIAVGAILGSFTTQNVIANYVADPSSGVTANDIKLLQWAKSDEGREARQLVIDNRTDLEVCRRDDRLLGRCVVKIRKSK from the coding sequence ATGAATACAATTTCTGAATCAGAAAAAGAACGTATCCGAGAGCTTTCATCAGAGATTGGATTTGACCCAGAAGACCCGATGTTTCAGATCATGAGTATATTGGGAAACTTTGAGGAGATGATGAATCAGTTCCCAATTCAAATGGAAGCATTACTAGAAGCTGGGGCATTAATGATTGATACTAAGTTGCAAGCTGCAAGTCATAGTGCAGAAGTGATGCAGCACGCAGTTATTACCTCCTCTGTTAAGGAAGTATTGAAATCGGAAATGCAGCACCTCAAACCAACAGTATCTTTAGGAGTAGAAGCGCCCCAAATCGGCAAAGTAAAACTGGGTTTTTGGTCTATCTTTAGCATCCTGGGGGGCATGATTGCTGTTGGGGCAATACTTGGTTCGTTCACTACACAGAATGTGATTGCTAATTATGTTGCAGATCCTAGTAGTGGAGTTACTGCCAATGACATCAAACTTTTACAATGGGCTAAGTCTGATGAAGGTAGAGAAGCTCGACAGTTAGTAATAGATAACAGAACTGACCTTGAAGTTTGTCGGCGGGACGATCGTTTATTAGGTCGCTGTGTAGTTAAAATCAGAAAATCTAAATAA
- a CDS encoding tyrosine-type recombinase/integrase, translating to MTLSLVHITAHRKAIASLPVAQAEAKLIALWLEGKASSSIRAYQRYTRRFLDFLDKPLKKVTYEDLVEYAAEFGGNAESTKRIYIACAKSLISFAHKIGYLPFNVGMALKLGELPDVINERYLDEADIKLLVRAASKHLEQAKTPKRQYTALRNLLIIKLLYQAGLRASEICDLTWGDLTPRGESGQVYVRKAKGSKNRTILIKQKLWTELMEFKASAHFNQAVFPSQKGGHLDRQNLHPIVKAIAQEAGLSELVSAHWLRHAHGSHAIERGTNPVLVKETLGHANLAITDRYLKARPNSSSALNLMDI from the coding sequence ATGACGCTCTCTCTAGTCCACATAACAGCCCATAGAAAGGCGATTGCTTCCTTGCCAGTAGCCCAGGCAGAGGCGAAGTTGATTGCGCTGTGGTTGGAGGGAAAAGCGTCGTCTTCTATTCGGGCTTACCAGCGATACACTAGGCGATTTCTGGATTTTCTGGACAAGCCGCTCAAAAAAGTGACTTATGAAGACTTGGTAGAATACGCCGCTGAGTTCGGGGGCAATGCCGAAAGCACAAAGCGGATATACATAGCTTGTGCCAAAAGCTTGATTAGTTTCGCTCATAAAATTGGATATCTCCCTTTTAATGTGGGTATGGCACTAAAACTGGGTGAATTACCAGATGTAATCAACGAACGCTATCTTGATGAAGCTGATATTAAATTGTTGGTACGGGCAGCTTCTAAGCATTTAGAGCAAGCTAAAACTCCTAAGCGCCAGTACACAGCCCTACGTAATTTGTTAATTATCAAACTCCTGTATCAGGCAGGGTTACGGGCAAGTGAAATCTGTGATCTGACTTGGGGAGATTTGACGCCCCGTGGTGAGAGTGGTCAAGTGTACGTGCGAAAAGCCAAAGGCAGTAAAAATCGGACAATTCTCATCAAGCAGAAACTCTGGACGGAATTAATGGAGTTCAAAGCTTCGGCTCACTTCAATCAAGCAGTGTTTCCAAGTCAAAAGGGGGGACACCTCGACCGTCAAAACTTGCACCCGATTGTTAAAGCAATTGCACAAGAAGCCGGATTAAGCGAACTGGTTTCGGCTCACTGGTTACGTCATGCCCACGGTTCTCACGCCATTGAGCGCGGGACTAATCCGGTACTGGTAAAAGAAACTTTGGGTCATGCCAATTTAGCCATCACCGATCGCTACCTGAAAGCTAGACCCAACTCGAGTAGCGCTTTAAACTTAATGGACATTTAA
- a CDS encoding ATP-binding protein, producing the protein MADLVEQVFNLIERQNPLIAVESPLQERGRFLNSIALYCARKNINCYIWMQSDDKLYQLKIENKYLDLELVSEYKGIAFKTVREDYFEILRFWKKTSLEGILILEGIFPWLAQATKDADIFLTGEWIRSALLNLNLYNRQSNKTVLLLGANATLSSDIAAVIPSITQELPTVEEISVAIAQMLENSKAQIDDVANAGVGMYLADIETGIRSVVNNFHSTVELAEQLSAYKIKLFKRVYNIEFVNPSEIAVGGLELMQLAFKKYKRLMTPLAKSYKLRLPKGVLLVGPPGTGKSYSAKACSQILGFPLIILEWSSFRSYGNEAEYKLTKLLSLVERLNRVILYLDDFDKGFAGDDDLSRRLSGILLTWMQERTSSVIVLASVNNLEYLPPELTRAGRFDDIFKVDLPNNGERYEIFKIHLGRFDPRFKYGDVYTKSEWRRLLKETHRCVGAEIQNIVERAAANTFFCLYPEDVFLPSNNQTSLEIRLDSLLEARLHINPLAIREADKVERMRNKASLQGLPSSPVDDSVYSNGNVNIFS; encoded by the coding sequence ATGGCTGATTTAGTTGAGCAAGTATTTAATTTGATTGAGCGACAAAATCCTTTGATTGCTGTAGAATCACCTTTGCAAGAGCGAGGCAGATTTTTAAATAGTATCGCCTTATATTGTGCCAGGAAAAACATCAACTGTTATATATGGATGCAATCAGATGACAAGTTGTATCAATTAAAGATTGAGAATAAATATCTAGACTTAGAATTAGTAAGCGAATATAAGGGGATCGCTTTCAAAACTGTGCGAGAAGATTATTTTGAAATTTTGCGGTTTTGGAAAAAGACCTCTTTAGAAGGCATTCTGATACTTGAAGGAATATTTCCTTGGCTTGCTCAAGCAACGAAGGATGCAGATATTTTCTTGACAGGAGAGTGGATACGCTCGGCTCTGCTCAACCTCAACCTTTACAATCGTCAGTCGAATAAAACAGTTTTGTTGTTGGGGGCAAACGCGACTCTCTCATCAGATATAGCGGCTGTGATACCCAGCATTACCCAGGAATTGCCAACAGTTGAGGAGATTAGCGTGGCAATCGCCCAAATGCTGGAAAACAGCAAAGCTCAAATTGATGATGTAGCCAACGCTGGGGTAGGGATGTATTTAGCAGATATTGAAACAGGGATTCGCTCGGTAGTTAATAATTTTCACAGTACTGTTGAGTTAGCCGAACAACTATCTGCCTACAAAATTAAGCTTTTTAAACGAGTTTATAACATCGAATTTGTAAACCCAAGTGAGATCGCAGTCGGTGGACTGGAATTGATGCAATTAGCATTTAAGAAATACAAGCGGCTGATGACACCATTAGCAAAATCCTACAAATTACGATTACCCAAAGGGGTGCTACTGGTAGGTCCACCCGGTACTGGGAAAAGTTACTCGGCTAAAGCTTGTTCTCAAATTCTCGGATTTCCACTGATTATTTTAGAGTGGAGTAGTTTTCGTAGTTACGGAAACGAGGCGGAATATAAGCTAACAAAACTGCTATCTCTGGTAGAGAGGCTTAACCGCGTAATTCTGTATTTGGACGATTTTGATAAAGGATTTGCAGGAGATGATGATTTATCCAGGCGGCTCTCTGGCATCCTCTTAACGTGGATGCAAGAACGGACAAGTTCAGTAATAGTACTAGCATCTGTCAACAACCTGGAGTATTTACCTCCTGAACTAACCAGGGCAGGACGATTTGACGACATATTTAAAGTAGATTTGCCCAACAATGGGGAGCGGTATGAGATATTCAAGATTCACTTGGGACGATTTGATCCGCGATTCAAATATGGAGATGTTTATACAAAGTCGGAATGGCGGCGGCTACTCAAAGAAACACATCGTTGCGTTGGGGCAGAGATTCAAAACATTGTGGAAAGGGCCGCAGCCAACACTTTCTTTTGTTTGTACCCAGAAGATGTATTTTTACCATCAAACAATCAAACGTCATTAGAAATTAGACTTGATTCACTACTTGAAGCAAGACTCCATATAAATCCTCTAGCAATTAGAGAAGCAGACAAGGTAGAAAGGATGCGAAATAAAGCCTCACTACAAGGGTTGCCATCTAGCCCAGTGGATGATTCTGTTTACAGCAACGGCAACGTCAATATATTTAGTTGA
- the mobV gene encoding MobV family relaxase, with translation MEKLKSFGNVGGSEAHTARLQDTPNANPNKTNIRLIGNLGEPPLEELVKTKIAIATKHPPRKDAVLCSDIFLSASREYFRPADPSKAGEWDDQKMWDFANVSKKWLQDNYADKCIRAELHLDEATPHIHAYVVPINDRTKKLSHKEMFGGNGRQASIKMSKLQDSYAAALAPLGIARGIKGSQATHTKVKEYYQAVNSEPLILELDRLAPLPGETAQQLFDRIKADSAIQVINHQLADRKFTRQESQRAAENALLAQKSRQQTEQHAVELVKENSLTRQQLDQLRDLPLEDVAWQLGLDHDAKQLRRWRGLNHIISISADSKFYDFHPSQSKGGGGSIDLVMHVNKCNFRGAIAWLHDRFGEIGIARAAAHKAKLEAKAIAATEPTPQFLPPVADDSQWLAVHHYLTQKRKLPSNLIQAFKLRGFIYADEQQNAVFMMRSLDEEVKGAFLRGTRGEKNTFMGYERGTKRTSGWFWFRMGGQPSDEVERVVLCKSPIDAISLSAIELQKLTSTKTMYLVADSPQSLPVEFLKTINTLELAYHNTETGDETARIIKGILPQAKRKKPKAIDWNEQLQQDEQFKQLDKRTNPPAIEL, from the coding sequence GTGGAAAAATTAAAATCTTTTGGTAATGTCGGTGGCAGTGAAGCACATACTGCTCGACTTCAGGATACACCTAACGCCAATCCCAACAAAACTAATATTAGACTGATCGGTAATTTGGGGGAACCACCTTTAGAGGAATTGGTAAAGACAAAAATTGCGATCGCTACTAAACACCCACCCCGCAAAGATGCCGTGTTGTGTAGCGACATATTCTTATCGGCATCAAGAGAATACTTTCGCCCTGCTGACCCATCAAAGGCGGGTGAATGGGATGACCAAAAAATGTGGGATTTCGCCAATGTATCTAAAAAATGGTTACAAGACAATTACGCCGATAAGTGTATTCGAGCGGAGTTACATTTAGACGAAGCCACTCCGCACATCCATGCTTACGTCGTCCCAATCAACGATCGCACTAAAAAACTCTCGCACAAGGAGATGTTTGGCGGCAACGGTAGACAGGCCAGCATCAAAATGTCCAAGCTCCAGGACTCCTACGCTGCTGCACTTGCACCCTTGGGCATTGCACGAGGGATCAAGGGTAGTCAGGCTACCCACACCAAAGTTAAGGAATATTACCAAGCCGTCAACAGCGAACCCTTAATCCTGGAATTAGACCGACTCGCCCCTCTGCCTGGAGAAACCGCCCAGCAATTATTTGACCGCATCAAAGCTGATTCCGCAATCCAGGTAATTAATCACCAACTGGCAGATCGCAAATTTACACGGCAAGAATCTCAACGGGCTGCTGAAAATGCTCTCCTTGCCCAAAAGTCACGCCAACAAACAGAACAACATGCCGTTGAGTTAGTAAAGGAAAATTCTCTCACAAGGCAGCAATTAGACCAACTGCGAGACTTACCCTTAGAAGATGTCGCCTGGCAGTTGGGATTAGACCACGATGCTAAACAACTGCGCCGATGGCGAGGATTGAACCACATCATTAGTATTAGTGCTGATTCTAAATTCTATGATTTTCACCCTAGCCAATCAAAGGGCGGTGGTGGTTCCATTGACTTGGTGATGCACGTCAACAAATGTAATTTCCGAGGTGCCATCGCATGGCTTCACGACCGTTTTGGGGAAATAGGCATAGCTCGTGCAGCAGCACATAAAGCCAAGCTTGAGGCTAAAGCGATCGCCGCTACTGAACCAACCCCACAGTTCTTACCCCCGGTTGCCGATGATAGCCAATGGCTGGCGGTACACCATTACTTAACCCAAAAGCGAAAGTTACCATCAAACTTGATTCAAGCTTTCAAACTACGGGGTTTTATTTATGCTGACGAGCAACAAAACGCTGTGTTTATGATGCGCTCGTTAGATGAAGAGGTTAAAGGGGCGTTTTTAAGAGGGACGCGAGGTGAAAAAAACACCTTCATGGGTTACGAGAGAGGCACTAAGAGGACTTCAGGCTGGTTTTGGTTCCGCATGGGAGGTCAACCAAGTGATGAAGTAGAGAGAGTTGTTTTGTGTAAATCCCCCATTGATGCCATCTCACTCTCTGCTATCGAACTTCAAAAACTAACCTCTACTAAAACCATGTATTTAGTAGCCGATAGCCCCCAAAGTCTACCAGTGGAGTTTCTCAAAACTATTAATACTCTAGAACTGGCTTATCATAATACCGAAACTGGTGACGAGACAGCACGAATTATTAAGGGAATTTTACCCCAAGCTAAAAGGAAAAAACCCAAAGCTATCGATTGGAATGAACAATTACAACAGGATGAACAATTTAAACAATTAGATAAACGCACTAATCCACCAGCCATTGAGCTTTAA
- a CDS encoding response regulator: MIRIVIIEGQPLLRIGLVRAISQFTHPSMSVCGEADCEDEGIEMIAQTLPDIVLLNLDLPGMGGIEATIAIKRRFKCKVVILSTLADPEVVALALDSGADSYLLISSDLESLKLAIQDTHKGQGWVDPRVSKTFLASKRHQEKNHFIKGKKFGITLTITEIRTLKLIARGLSNEQIAEMQNVSLGTVKSCVYVINQKLEVRNRVQAIIRGILLGYLSYNTIILEAVSNEFTEPGISNFAAIRN, from the coding sequence ATGATTCGCATAGTAATTATTGAAGGGCAACCTCTGTTACGAATAGGATTGGTGAGAGCAATTTCACAGTTTACTCATCCATCTATGTCGGTCTGTGGAGAAGCAGATTGTGAAGATGAGGGAATAGAGATGATTGCACAAACTTTACCAGATATTGTATTACTGAATCTGGATTTACCAGGAATGGGAGGAATTGAGGCAACTATAGCTATCAAACGAAGATTTAAATGCAAAGTGGTAATTTTGTCAACATTAGCTGACCCAGAAGTTGTGGCCTTAGCTTTAGATTCCGGAGCAGATTCTTATTTATTGATTAGTTCAGATTTAGAGTCTCTGAAATTGGCAATTCAAGATACTCATAAAGGTCAGGGTTGGGTTGACCCTAGAGTTTCTAAAACTTTTTTAGCCAGTAAACGGCATCAAGAGAAAAATCATTTTATTAAAGGAAAAAAGTTTGGAATTACCTTGACAATTACCGAGATCCGAACCCTTAAGTTAATAGCACGGGGGCTATCAAATGAGCAAATAGCAGAGATGCAGAATGTTTCGTTAGGTACAGTTAAATCTTGTGTATATGTGATCAACCAGAAACTGGAAGTGCGTAACCGCGTCCAAGCTATTATCCGAGGGATCTTGCTAGGATATCTCAGCTACAACACAATTATTTTAGAAGCAGTTTCTAACGAATTTACTGAGCCAGGAATAAGCAACTTTGCAGCAATTCGTAATTAA
- a CDS encoding nucleotide-binding protein, giving the protein MSNSTIEELKTEQTNPEQAEVEQADAEQRTSEQLHSLESNITINIPRLVIVTGDKGGVGKSTFARALLQTYLDTQQEFIAFDADTSNPQIRRFYGSQCDVEPFDIFNRGKADAFLDTLRSFISPPLKPGQQIPDQGKFLFLLELPSQSIQHFRLLEKEMGFLKILENDLHAKATMIAVINRTKDSVNQLLQMHSFCNEKVDYVVTKNLFFGDPDAFERYDNSSKVKELKEKGVKLPEIYMPDLIAHAYDYLDENNYTFAQGIAQNDKLSVRGRVSRWMENFKDSITPVKDLLGLKDVSLS; this is encoded by the coding sequence ATGTCTAATTCAACGATAGAAGAACTAAAGACAGAGCAAACAAATCCTGAACAAGCAGAAGTTGAACAAGCAGATGCTGAACAAAGAACTTCAGAGCAATTACATTCTCTGGAGTCAAATATTACAATTAATATTCCAAGATTAGTAATTGTGACTGGTGATAAAGGTGGAGTGGGTAAGAGTACTTTTGCTAGAGCCTTACTACAAACATATTTAGATACACAGCAAGAGTTTATAGCCTTTGACGCTGACACATCAAACCCACAGATCAGAAGATTTTACGGTAGTCAATGTGATGTCGAGCCTTTTGATATTTTTAACAGAGGCAAAGCTGACGCTTTTCTAGATACTCTAAGGTCGTTTATATCGCCACCATTAAAACCAGGACAACAAATACCAGATCAAGGGAAGTTTTTGTTTCTATTGGAGCTACCATCACAGTCGATTCAGCACTTTCGGTTGTTGGAGAAAGAAATGGGATTTTTGAAAATATTAGAAAACGATCTTCATGCCAAAGCGACAATGATAGCAGTAATTAATCGCACGAAAGATTCAGTTAATCAATTATTGCAAATGCATAGCTTTTGCAATGAGAAAGTTGATTATGTAGTAACGAAAAACTTGTTTTTTGGCGATCCAGACGCATTTGAAAGGTATGATAACTCTTCAAAAGTCAAGGAACTCAAAGAGAAAGGTGTAAAGCTACCAGAAATATATATGCCTGATTTAATAGCCCATGCTTATGACTACTTGGATGAGAACAACTATACTTTTGCTCAAGGAATAGCACAAAACGATAAGTTATCAGTTAGAGGTCGAGTTAGCCGTTGGATGGAGAACTTTAAGGATTCAATTACTCCGGTCAAAGATTTGCTAGGGTTGAAGGATGTCAGCCTATCCTAG
- a CDS encoding DUF192 domain-containing protein codes for MFCLSFKINPYVIALKTTQVIGPVLGLSLIFGVVGNWYLQNSPQQLPLKYQLTRAKQTIYLELAEKPEELYKGLKFRSDLAKNKGMLFNLGRQYKNVGFWMYQVKIPLDIIYLNDGVVTKVVNNAIPCSKQPCSIYYATSATHVLELRAGQANQLHIQSGVKLKLSKHNSGVRSQGSGAMP; via the coding sequence ATGTTCTGCCTATCATTCAAGATTAACCCTTATGTAATCGCTCTCAAAACTACTCAAGTAATTGGGCCAGTCTTAGGGCTATCTTTGATATTTGGAGTAGTTGGGAATTGGTATTTACAAAATTCTCCTCAACAACTACCGCTAAAATATCAACTCACTCGTGCCAAGCAAACTATTTACCTAGAGTTAGCAGAAAAACCAGAGGAGCTATACAAAGGATTGAAGTTTCGTAGTGATTTAGCAAAAAATAAGGGAATGTTGTTTAACTTAGGTAGACAGTATAAGAACGTCGGTTTTTGGATGTACCAAGTTAAAATTCCACTTGACATCATTTATCTAAATGATGGTGTAGTGACAAAGGTAGTTAATAATGCAATTCCATGCTCCAAACAACCATGCTCTATTTATTATGCCACTTCTGCTACTCATGTTTTAGAGCTAAGAGCAGGGCAAGCGAATCAACTACATATTCAATCAGGAGTAAAACTAAAATTATCGAAACACAATTCAGGAGTCAGGAGTCAGGGGTCAGGAGCGATGCCCTGA
- a CDS encoding IS66 family transposase has translation MTQKLLESEKSVEDLLQAVEPKGIADESMRRTVEILLNLIEELNSKVKKLESENQRLRDENNRLKREQGQPDIKAKNKKGELGDHSSEKERQRPKKHSKGSKNESIKIDREKILEYPLELLPADAQFKGYEEVIVQDITLTTDNVLFRKQKYYSPSEGRTYLAELPCGYEGEFGPGIKTLVISLYYGGNMTQGKLLEFLEDIGISISAGYLSNLLIKNHTEFESEKSVVYASGLESSPWQHFDQTGARVGGVNYTTNVVCNPLYTIYLTTAKKDRLSVVKVLQNGRELELILNQLTYNLLDTFQLPTKWKNALKLLPQETVFSETEFNTLLDTYLPKLGSQQQARIMEAAAIAFYHQQTDWPVVQTLVCDDAPQFKLLTDNIALCWVHEGRHYKKLTPYVACHQKALDKFLDDFWDYYRDLLAYKDAPSEKTAEKLRSEFWKLFDSDSGYQQLDERKRLTLLKSSELLYVLEHPELPLHNNPAELAARTMVQRRNISYATQTLEGTKAWDTFMSLVATTRQLGISFFEYVRDRISQLGHIPSLATIIRKQSSLNSLRG, from the coding sequence ATGACGCAAAAACTTCTTGAGAGTGAAAAGTCAGTAGAGGATTTGCTGCAAGCCGTCGAGCCAAAAGGGATTGCAGACGAATCAATGCGTCGCACCGTAGAGATATTATTGAACCTTATAGAAGAATTAAATTCAAAAGTAAAAAAGCTAGAGTCAGAAAATCAAAGATTACGAGATGAAAACAACCGCCTGAAGAGAGAACAAGGTCAGCCAGACATAAAAGCCAAAAATAAGAAAGGGGAACTCGGCGACCACTCATCAGAGAAAGAAAGACAAAGGCCAAAGAAGCACTCCAAGGGCAGCAAAAATGAAAGCATCAAAATAGACCGAGAAAAAATACTAGAATATCCCCTAGAACTGCTGCCAGCAGATGCACAATTCAAAGGATATGAAGAAGTAATCGTTCAAGACATCACCCTCACAACTGACAACGTACTATTCCGTAAACAGAAATACTACTCACCATCAGAGGGGAGAACCTATTTAGCAGAACTTCCTTGCGGTTACGAGGGAGAATTCGGACCTGGAATCAAAACCTTAGTGATTAGCCTGTACTATGGGGGCAACATGACCCAAGGCAAATTATTAGAGTTTTTAGAAGATATTGGTATATCCATCTCAGCCGGATATTTATCAAACCTACTGATTAAAAACCACACTGAATTTGAAAGCGAGAAAAGTGTTGTATATGCGTCGGGACTAGAAAGCAGTCCTTGGCAACATTTCGACCAAACTGGTGCGCGAGTTGGTGGGGTGAACTATACCACTAATGTAGTGTGTAACCCTTTATATACAATCTACCTGACCACTGCTAAGAAAGACCGATTGAGTGTAGTGAAAGTATTACAAAACGGACGAGAATTGGAGTTGATTCTCAATCAACTTACATACAATTTGTTGGATACTTTCCAACTTCCGACTAAATGGAAGAACGCACTCAAACTATTACCTCAAGAAACTGTGTTCAGTGAAACAGAGTTTAATACCCTACTTGATACATATCTACCCAAACTGGGTTCTCAACAACAAGCTCGGATCATGGAAGCAGCAGCGATTGCTTTCTATCATCAGCAAACTGATTGGCCAGTGGTACAAACTCTTGTTTGTGATGATGCTCCTCAATTCAAGCTACTGACTGATAATATTGCTTTGTGTTGGGTACATGAGGGACGACATTATAAGAAGTTAACTCCTTATGTTGCTTGTCACCAAAAGGCTCTTGATAAATTCTTGGATGATTTCTGGGATTACTATCGAGATTTACTCGCTTACAAAGATGCACCCAGTGAGAAAACGGCTGAAAAACTCCGGTCTGAGTTTTGGAAACTTTTTGACAGCGACAGTGGTTATCAACAGTTGGATGAGCGAAAACGATTAACGCTGCTCAAAAGTTCCGAGTTGCTATATGTTTTAGAGCATCCTGAATTACCCTTGCATAATAATCCGGCTGAGTTAGCTGCCAGGACAATGGTACAGCGACGTAATATTAGTTATGCTACTCAAACTCTAGAAGGTACTAAGGCTTGGGATACTTTTATGTCCCTTGTTGCTACTACTCGTCAGTTAGGAATCAGCTTTTTTGAGTACGTCCGTGACCGCATTTCTCAACTTGGTCATATTCCATCTTTGGCGACTATTATTCGTAAGCAGTCTTCTCTTAATTCCCTGAGGGGGTGA
- a CDS encoding ParM/StbA family protein translates to MEKESSKQNKLVLTCDLGGSLSRAVAQVYPDAVPELIAMSPEVADVSKDSIKHLLVEAGVNDSAWVGLGEEYYALGTLARNNFAGTTPLRALKNKYALPKIAALLWQVCSRYKLKNPEVMIHLLLPSGETKNNSELSKQLTGFLKQGIKTPTGLLKAKLRNFYVLPEGSGVLSYRIEDLKQAAFNKSIGILMLGYRNSSFFNWDKGTRGTSDTNALGMSWMVQQFTERTSVGLSKDDLRLVKALFDGGNGQFDSLRSLSRKSTPFGIESDVQLFQEVLPTVRDEYCRALKRWLSEIGAVFDEILICGGTATFVRTQLLNYFQSEGISVIWNGGVQIPLSLDTHTLGERIADVWGSHISHIKLVDKKLGYERFQPLVIEPQTKPEPYEPLQETKPKPDPWKNYLPMMDGI, encoded by the coding sequence ATGGAAAAAGAATCAAGTAAACAAAACAAGCTGGTTTTAACTTGTGATTTGGGCGGTAGCTTATCACGAGCAGTAGCACAAGTTTATCCTGATGCTGTGCCAGAGCTAATCGCCATGTCTCCAGAGGTAGCAGATGTGAGTAAGGACTCAATTAAGCATCTCTTGGTTGAGGCAGGAGTAAATGACTCGGCATGGGTAGGATTGGGAGAAGAGTACTACGCATTAGGAACGTTAGCGAGAAACAACTTTGCTGGCACTACGCCATTGAGGGCCTTAAAGAACAAGTACGCATTGCCAAAAATTGCAGCTTTACTTTGGCAAGTTTGTAGCCGATACAAGTTGAAAAATCCAGAGGTAATGATTCATTTGTTGCTACCTTCAGGGGAAACAAAGAATAATTCAGAGTTGTCAAAACAGTTAACTGGATTTCTCAAACAGGGGATAAAGACACCAACGGGGCTACTAAAAGCGAAATTACGTAACTTTTATGTGCTACCAGAGGGTTCAGGGGTATTGTCTTACCGGATAGAGGATTTAAAGCAAGCGGCTTTTAATAAAAGTATTGGCATTTTAATGCTGGGATATCGCAACTCTAGTTTTTTCAATTGGGATAAAGGCACGAGAGGGACATCTGATACAAATGCCTTGGGGATGAGTTGGATGGTACAACAGTTTACGGAGCGTACATCGGTTGGGTTGTCCAAAGATGATTTACGACTAGTTAAAGCATTATTTGATGGGGGCAATGGTCAATTCGACAGTTTGCGATCGCTCTCCCGCAAATCCACCCCATTCGGCATAGAGTCTGATGTGCAATTATTTCAAGAAGTTTTGCCTACTGTACGGGATGAATACTGTAGGGCTTTAAAGAGATGGCTTTCGGAAATTGGAGCAGTGTTTGACGAAATTCTCATCTGTGGTGGTACAGCGACTTTTGTACGGACACAGCTACTAAATTATTTTCAATCAGAGGGAATATCTGTTATTTGGAATGGGGGTGTACAAATTCCTTTATCTTTGGATACACATACGTTAGGAGAACGTATTGCTGACGTTTGGGGTTCTCATATTAGCCATATAAAACTAGTTGATAAAAAGTTAGGGTACGAGCGCTTTCAACCGCTAGTAATAGAACCACAGACGAAACCAGAACCTTATGAACCGCTCCAAGAAACAAAACCCAAGCCAGATCCTTGGAAGAACTATTTACCAATGATGGATGGTATATGA